GCTTGGCTTAAAGTATACTtcatatttatactttttatttttagtgtatACTTCACCTTTTGACCTATCTCAAAAACTCAGCTGAAGCTGAAGCTGTGAGCAACAGTGTGAAAAAACGTTACTGCTTACACTGATGTTGATATACATACAGGCTAGCAGGACGGTCTGGTTgttcgctgtacgttttgttgggaaaatgtgagatgttcgagtcacacacgtctcatcttcatatcagaaatCTGAATTTGGCGACGCACGTGTGACGTCAGCCCATTCTCGCTCCTGCTTGATCAGCGGCtttcagagtcacatactgttATAAAGTCTGGCACATGGATGCTGCGATTGGTTGAAGTCCCgggaaactctggttattggtcaaGTGAAAAACTAATTATGAAATTGAAGGATGtacttaaaagaaaagaagctttgtgttatgtgtttggGAGTTAGCTTAGTTCAATAGAAGTGTTTTGAGATGGATAAGGTCAAAagatgttttgaatgtgttgaATAGCCAAcgtccaatataaaaccaactttcCCCTGTCGTGAATGAGCTGTAGTTCTCTTACATCCATGGTGTAGTTTTTAAGAGGACACTATAGGCCAAACCGTGGCTGTATTATGTAATTTGAACATTGATCTGCtttagatatactgtacattataatttaaattgGCAATTGTTATATATTTGAATCTATAACTGAAGCCAACCCCAACTAAAGGAATATTAACACACCCTATCACTGCTGGTCTGCCACAACTTTTTGTTGAAGGATGTGACTTTGATGaagtaaaaaatttaaaacaaaacagttaaacTTATGTTTAGTTAGCCTACATCTCCATACCTTGTATCTTTCAGAAACTCAATTTCCCAAatctatttgaaaaaaaactattcacatAGCTTCTTAATAAGTATAACTCTGTTAAGCAAAATAAATCCATTAAATGATTAGATAAGACAACGATTTGGAATTGAAACTAATACGTGTGGATTTTGTGAGGACACTGAAAGGACtggtcatttatttttccattgtaTTCTGAAGCCTTAAGACTGGATACATAAGGGGCTTTGTCCTGGGTTCTTTGACCTAAAAACTTTATGTCACACCTCAATGAAGAAAGCGAGGGATTTGAGGCCTTAAGGTAGGGGAATCCAATTCCTTTGTCAGACCCCTATCATGCCACATTTTTTGGTATCATACATCCTTGAATATAGACTATCATGCCTATAGCTACAGAGGTGTTTCTTTCTCATGCTACCCAACCTTCACCTGCCCTAAGGTGCATCTCTCTGCTTCGCTATGACTGGACATTTCCCTCTAGTGGGAGGGACCAGATGCAGGTATTCCAACCAGCATAGACACGATCTCAAAAAAGGCCAGTTTAGAGTAAAGCACTTTCACAAAATCTAACAGAACCTGCAGAGCGTGAGAAAAAGTGAGACACAGAAGTGAAAAATGGGGCCTATGAAGTGGCTGGTGACTTTTGTCTGGCTGGGCATATGCTCACAGGTACAGTAATGGAATAACATTTGTTATAATAGATAACTAATTTCAAATTCATGCACAGaaatattgaattgaaatgaaaggAGCACATGCAATGGAAccttaaataaatagttacttACTTGATAGTAACttgaatttatttaaacaattgttTATAATAATTTCTCATCTAAATTTGCAGGCTGCTGCCCAAGGTACTGTATGTTCTCTTTAACCATTTACACAGAATTTGTTTGTCAAGGTGCTGAACAGTTGTTATAACGATCAcagtttctttcatttctctcaTCAGCTATCCAAGTATCCGTGTTCACAGTAACATCCAAGACTGCCATTCTCAGATGGACCAGGTTCTCTGGAGCCAGCTCATACAAGATCACTGTTGCCCCCCAAAACTCACCAAGCAACCCCATTGCTTTTGCCACGTTTGGGCCAAACACAGTACTGGGATCTGTCAACTCTCTGACCCCAAACATCCTTTATACATTTACAATTGAAGCCCTGGATAATTCCCAAGTGAGACTGAGCTCTGCAGTTGTTGATTCATTCACAGGTGAGCTACACTTATGTCCATACCAGTAATGTTTAAGCATTTAATAACACAAAGTCTATTTCGTGCTAACCCTGATGTtgaattttccattttaaaatcaaactgtTTTCGTACTAAAGGTTTTGGTGTTGCGTGTGTTTGGCTTTGTCTAAGTTTCATGTTGAAATATTTAGGCACACTAATTCACTGTCAACAGAGAAAACTGAACAAAATAGTGGATCCAGAACGATCACTACCATTACTATGTCAATTTAAACACTTAAATATAACTTTGTTGATGGGCAGATGACAATGACCACATAAGACCTACTTAGTtgctattaaaatattttaagatgATTTATTTGATTGTTAAATTCAATTTCTGGCTTTCTCAGACGTACCCTGGGAGATGAGACgaattaaaatgttgttttctagTCCCTGACATTTTTGGGTCATAAGGTAGATTCCACAGCCAACTGTTGCTGAGAAGGTGGAACCCATCCCCCAACTCTCATTACCAAAATCTTTCTATTTGAAGTTAATTTGACAGTATTGTCCGCTTCTCGGATGCCATCTATGATCTGATTGTATATTTTAGCCCCTGATATAATGGAGCCCATCCAGACAGTGAAGCCAAAGGACAGCACAACCTTGATGGTGGGCTTCAGCTTGATGACCGGGGCGACTCGTTACATCATACGAATCCAGAATGATGATGGCTTTTTCAGAGAAGACGAAGTGTCCTCCTCCCCCGCTGAGATTGAGTCCCTCTTGCCATACACTGAGTACACGCTCAGCATCATGTCTGCAAACAGTGGAGGCCGGAGCCAGCCGTCTCTTCCTATGACTGCAAAGACAggtacttttgttttgtcatgttatCTTTATGTGTGCAGAATGTAAGATTTTCACTTCCACAGCTGGGAGTCAAAACCTCATAATTATATTCAGTATGAAAAAACACCCAAGTGGTGGTTTATGTTTGAAACTATTCCCACATTTATTGTGTACTGTTCTCATCAGTCCACATGACTTGCAGAAGGCACTTGATCTGCTTCATTGTCCCATAGCAGAGCCATTCTACACAGGACTGTGAGTGAATGTCTAAACACGTCATTGTCAGTGTTTGTGCAAATCCAAGTTCTTCTTAGCCCATAAATGCATCAACGCCCCTCACAGCCTCTCCTGGATCGGTGTCAACTATGCCTGACCGTTCTACGTCAAGCACAATGTATTGACCTTATCCTGAGAACATAGCTGTCACCACTCACCTCCCCACCCTCATCCTGGGAGGAAAAGCTGATCCACATGAGTAAAAACAACATGCTAAAAGCAGTTTTACCATTTTTGATCACTGTTTGCCATTATCACTttcttatttcatttcatttcacaaatGTGGGCTACCTAATATGTTAGGTTTAAAATTAACTAtactatacatacatttattgaAAGATTCTTACATGTTCAAATTCTAAAGACATGCTTTTCAGTTACATTTTGGAATCAAACAACATGGAACAATGGCCTAATTTCACACATCTGAGGCGAATTGTTCACCTATAGtcagaaaaaacatgaaaactgaTTTTCATACAGAAGGCATCTAAAGAAAAATTGGGGGACTCATAGTTATGTATGTAACTTGGATGTTGAGCAATTTGTGACAACATTGGTGAGTACTTAAAATATGTTGAGACCTGAGACttaaatttacaaaaattaGGACTTGAGATTTGACTTGGACTTAACAGCTGCAAAACTTGACTTACTTGAAATTTGTCTCACTAAAGTCTTAGCCCCCCAAAACATGGCTtcaaatcttaaaataataatgactaCATAGGAAACAGTCAAAGTAAAAATGCATCTTTAAGTATTAATGGTACAGCCTCCATTCCCAAAAATGTTCCATACATGTAAAACTTGTCAACCTTTCTTGTCCTCCACAGTTTTGCCTCCTCCTCAGATTTCCACCTCATCTCCCAACAATGACAGCATCATTGCATCCTGGGCCCCTGTTGCTCACGCTGTCCAGTACAGCCTTTCTATATACGACTTTGGCTCAGACACCTACGTAAAGCACAACACCTCCAACACCAATTTGACCATCTCTGGCCTGGCTGCTGGCACACTCTACGGCATCAAGGGTTTCGCCTGGGACCTCGAGGGCCGAGGGGGAGAGAAGAGTCTCTACATCAACCAAACAACAAGTAATGAGgcttctctctgtgtttttaaacTCTGTGAACGGCTGTGTACATGCAATCACTTACAACAGGAAAGACACAGGCAAGCTTCTCTAACTACATGCTCCATGTGCTTTTATAACACTACAGGGGTTCCTCGACCACTGTAAGGTTTAGTTGCAGTACCCAAGCTATTTTGGGCCCCACCTAACCAGAATGAATGTAACTAAtaagacttttctcagatcttaTGACTGTAGATTTCTTTAGCGAGATTTGGCTCTAAGCgtttcccaggccaggttggagatataatctctccacctagtcctgggtctttcccgGGGCCTCCTCttagcatacagtatgtggtgaTAATATTAgtccaaaatgatgtaaaaaaaagacacaaaactaccacaaagagacaaagagatgcTAAACGACCAGAGAGGCCAAAAACAACTCCAacgggaaaaaaaactgatcaaaaagaaacataacacACAACAGAGAACTgctatgtgtgatatatgttcTTAAGTTTTAAGTGTGTCAGGGAACACTGAACCTCACCATCAAGGTTGTGCTATCCTTTGCTTTAGCTGTACAggtagacaaacacacattcccacCTTCAACTCATACCCGTTCCTTGATAGAGAACAGCagaaacattttctgacatttaaccTCCGAATAGTCCCAAATCTAGTCGTTGTAAATAGAAAGAGACCTCAGCCACGACCTCCAGTCAGTacatattttgataaaaattatGATGTCATTATAACAATCGTTATAAAGTGAAATCATATATTTGCAAAGgaacattaatttattcatttaattttccCAATTTATTGTGGGAATAGAAGTGGAAAATTCTAACTTTAGCCAACCTCTCTGAGTAgtaacaaaatatacaaatccagacattaaagggatagtttgaatattttgaagTGTGGTTGTGTGAGGTACTTCAGATAGTCAGTGTATTACTGACAATACATGGTAGTCACCCCCCCAGTTTGGAGCAGTCCCAACacggaagctaagcaatgtaccGCTGTGGACGGGGCCGACGCATATTTTAGTCACTTAAAAAATCCATTCAGGTTTAAATGTAGCTATGTTGAGAATATTTTTACCACGTTACCTTTCAGTCAGACAGCTTTTTCCAGCCTCCATCTTTGCTCTCCTCAAAGCAACCAgactaatttaacaaaaacagttatTACCTCTcagaacacaggagttgctggtcCACTGCTGTCTCAGTCGGTTAGTTTGTTGGTGCAATTGTGTGACTTGGGTGAAACTTAACTAAACCTTTATAACATCAATatcccacaacaacaacaacacaaacaaactaaccACTTATGTTTGTTGCATCATTTTGATGCATGTTTACTTAGCTCTActtatactttacttttttacagGACCACCAGCGCCATCTATTGTCAATGTCTCTATTGTGACAAGTAATGGTGTGGCCGGACTCTCTGCCTCCTGGAAACTCAGTCAGGATGTTAATGGATCCATTCAGTACAACGTCATGAGTGACTATGGCCACACCTGTAACTCCACATCCAGCTCTTGCACCCTGTGGGCTGTGGGCTGTGGAGAGGTACACACTATCAAGGTCATTGCCATGAACGAGGCCGGACCCAGCGTCCCATCCAGCCCTGTCGTATTCATCACCTGTGAGTATTTGATATTTTAGATACTGATATACACAGCATTAGGTGGGATTAAATAAAGTAGTTTCTACGCAGGTAACTATTTGGTTGCAATAGGCCATTATGGGTAATGAATGAGCAAGCCGTATTCATgggaaaaagtataaataagGATTTACTGCATTTATGCATCAATATGATGATACACATGTTTAGTGAGCAACATTCCCATCTAGCACCAGATATTTTACATCAGTGGTAGCTATGGACCTAAAATTAAAGCATTAGGCAGCTCTGAAAGCGCTGTCAGTATACGAGTGTAACTAAACTCCATGCTGTCCTGGACTGCCAGTCCCCTGCCCACCAGAGTCTTTGGCTCTCGTGGAGTCGACAGAAGGAAACTGCACGCTAACGTGGGGCACGGTGCCTCATGCCGACAGCTACGTGGCCTTCTTCAAGAGAGGTGACAGCACGGAGGAGACCTgcaacaccaccaacaacaactgCAAATACCACTGCCTGTGTGGCCACACATAcctgctgtctgtgtttgcGTACAATGAGGCTGGCATCAGTCCTCAAGGACAGATTCTCAACTATACCACCTGTAAGTAGCAGATGAGACGGATGATGATTCTGGTGATGACCATTATATGTCTATGTCTGTTTACTCGTGTATCACCTGTGTCTTTTAGTGCCCTGTTGTCCAGAGAATGTATCAGTCTCCGTGGTGAGCACTGACACTCTGGAGATCATGTGGAAGGCTTCGCGGGGGGCAGAGCTGTATGAGACTCGGGCTGCAGACAGTTCAGGGGTCATCCTGTGCAACGACACAGCGCCTGTATGCGCTCTCTCCGACCTTAAATGCGACAGTCCCTACAGTGTGGTGGTGACACCCTGCAATGAAATCAGTGGATGCAACCGTGCATGCAAAGCTCACAACAAAGACACAGgtacaaaactaaatgtttcaCTTAAGTTCTGTTTATCTTGTGCAGAACTTTGTCAACTTTAGCTCCTAGCTTTCACATGGAACAGCAGGAAAATAATTATCCTATTTGACTGAAACTCCACAAAAACTTCAATATAGAGAGTACAATATCTGTGGGTTTTACCCTCAAAGGTACATCCTCGGTAAATCCATTTAACCTTTgattccttctttcctttgtcGCTATCAGCTCCTTGCATGCCGGTGAATCTGTTGCTGGATCCGAAGAACTCCTCCTGCGTCAGCGTCAGCTGGACAGCAAACAACAGAGCTGCTACTTACACTGTGAGCGCGTCGGGAGATGACGGCCAACACACCTGCACCACCAGCGGAAACAGCTGTGACATCACTGACCTTCCATGTGGCTCCACTTATGAAGTCAGCGTCATAGCAACCAGCGCAGCCGGCCAGAGTTTAACCAGCTACTCTGACTCTCTGGAAACAGGTTGGTGGTCAAAGGTTTGGATTGATCCAAAGGTATTGAAAAACCAATACAAAAGCATGTTAGGGATGTGTTGGGCCACCTAAAGCCTCCAGAACAGTTTCAGTAGGCCTACTCCTTGGC
This sequence is a window from Etheostoma cragini isolate CJK2018 chromosome 9, CSU_Ecrag_1.0, whole genome shotgun sequence. Protein-coding genes within it:
- the LOC117950551 gene encoding fibronectin type III domain-containing protein 7-like; its protein translation is MGPMKWLVTFVWLGICSQAAAQAIQVSVFTVTSKTAILRWTRFSGASSYKITVAPQNSPSNPIAFATFGPNTVLGSVNSLTPNILYTFTIEALDNSQVRLSSAVVDSFTAPDIMEPIQTVKPKDSTTLMVGFSLMTGATRYIIRIQNDDGFFREDEVSSSPAEIESLLPYTEYTLSIMSANSGGRSQPSLPMTAKTVLPPPQISTSSPNNDSIIASWAPVAHAVQYSLSIYDFGSDTYVKHNTSNTNLTISGLAAGTLYGIKGFAWDLEGRGGEKSLYINQTTRPPAPSIVNVSIVTSNGVAGLSASWKLSQDVNGSIQYNVMSDYGHTCNSTSSSCTLWAVGCGEVHTIKVIAMNEAGPSVPSSPVVFITFPCPPESLALVESTEGNCTLTWGTVPHADSYVAFFKRGDSTEETCNTTNNNCKYHCLCGHTYLLSVFAYNEAGISPQGQILNYTTLPCCPENVSVSVVSTDTLEIMWKASRGAELYETRAADSSGVILCNDTAPVCALSDLKCDSPYSVVVTPCNEISGCNRACKAHNKDTAPCMPVNLLLDPKNSSCVSVSWTANNRAATYTVSASGDDGQHTCTTSGNSCDITDLPCGSTYEVSVIATSAAGQSLTSYSDSLETEPCCPMNLTVEQETQAVSSILWSHAKGAHSFITSLTSTRGHARCHTQDSHCLMGCITCGTNYTVTMEAFSKSGRMSNCTYEGFSSSACCPSGVRLYSIAGNSLRVYWRSAGSSHSYITEMVGSNNNYTCTAPPGASSCDVGNIQCGDVYHVVVAPLTPEGSKVLFCPQRLYSVTCSGSNVGTVIYRGKRSLD